The genome window TGGCATCTAATTACTTAATCACTCATCATTCACTAGCAAGGACCACGCCACAACAATATGTCGTCTAAATGTTAAATTGTATTTCTGGAGGTGTTAGTTGTTGAGGACTGGTGAATGGACACAAGTGGGTGAAGGTGAAAGAGGGATGTCTTCTGTTAGGTTGATCTAGGAGGATGTACTGGAGATTGGGTAGagggagactcagtgtggggtTCCGTCTCAGGCGTTTTTCCACCCAGATGGTCAACCTCCAGTTGACAggagaagggaagagaggatgaaggaaTGTTGGTAGGTATGAGGCTGGGAGGATGATGGATGAGGGGAAGAGAAAGGGAGGGTGGGTCGAGAAATCTGAGAGGTGTAGGTAGGCTTTGCAGGTAATTTGAGGTGTGGTTGAGGCGTGGCCCTGCTCCTGAACCTAAGTTAACAAATTTACTTCaatgaaaagaaataaataaacccTGCAACTGTGTAAATATTCAAATACTTGTAGCCTGTGGGTTATTACATTTTTACCAGTGTCAGACACAGGTGGTGTGTCTGGCTGCCACCTGTTATACCCAAAATGGAAGCAGACCTGATTTGCCATGTGCTCCTCTGTCTGGGTCAATTAtaagctgttaaataaatattatattacatGTTGGCTATAGGTCAATACATATCATAGATGTGTAAATTTAATATTCCAGGCTCAGCTGGAGTTCGATTGTCCACTGCAATGCTGTTGACTGCAGCAGTGATTTGCTTCTATACTGTGCTTTTCCAACACTTTTCAGGCTGCCAAATATAACCATTTGGTTAAATTGGACCCAGGCCATCAGTGTATCCATTTCTAGCGTCTTCTTGGCCGTATTATGTCCCTCCATGTCGTAAACTTGAGTGTCATGGCCCTggctgtgttttttaatgtcctctgtttcccctccccctgtctgtctctctgtgtgtctgtgctgtgagTGTGGCAAAACCCTCACTCTCCTGGGTTCCTGATTCCATTCATTCAACTCACCTGCTTCCTGCTGCTCACCTGAGAACTATCCAGTAATCACCCCTGCAGTATATAACACCGGCTCTCCTCTCCAGTTGTCACCAGATTGTTGAGTCTAACACTGTGGTACAGGCACACTTCAGGCTGTTACTGAATTGTGAATTCAACTTTACTTTTACCTGCCCGCCTGCCCATCTGTTTGTTCTTCTGCCACGCTCCCGGCCAGCCGAACCCCTCCAACCTAGTTTGCCCCTCCGTCATAAACCATTCCCCTCAGCCTCCATCCCCTGGATTTTTCCCCACTGCCACATTCATTATCCTGGCAATGAAACACTTTACCACTTTCCTCCTGAGTCTGTGTTCTGCATTTGGCTTCACCTTGTTGACTGTAACACCTTAGCAGCGAGGCCTTTAAAACCAGAATGCATTGGAGTAGGATATGTAAATAACAGTTGTTTTCAGCTGCCACATTCATCATCACCCGATCAATCTTACGCTGTGTTTGATGAGATAACATTTCATGAATCACACATGAACCCTATCACTGGATGATTTCTGCAGTCGGATCTGTTCTGGTTTGTACGTTAGATTGATAAATGAGGGTCTAAGAATCCACAGCTAAACTGCACATAATCATGAGGTGCTTTGAggtaaatgctaatgttagcatgttaggaTGCTACCATTTGCTAATTCAcactaaacacaaaatacagctgagactgatgggaatgtcagtGAGAGGAATGTCactagttttgcaggtatttagtcATAAACCAAAAGTATTTGACAAATGGTCAAATGGTTtgatgacctgtccagggtgtaccctgcctcctgtccagtgtcagctgggataggctccagaccCCCTCCACAagccctaacaggataagcagtttaggaaaataaatgaatgaatgaatgacagagAAAAGAATTGAAGTAAAAGTATTCATTTAATCTAGGAAATGTAATGCAGCAAAAGTAaaagttgacagaaatataaaaaatcaAGTAAAGTAGTAAAGTATTATTACTTCATTATATTACACCACTGGCTGGAGGCTACATTAGAGGCTGCTAGCATTACACCCACGAATCCCTGAATGAACTGTTGTGGTTGCgatgcattgtgggtaatgtaggagCCAGGTTTTGACAAGAAATCTGATTGTGTGGGATGAAAAAATTGATATATTGTCCACTGTACGTGGACACAATGTCATAGCAGTGCAATGCCATTGTGTGCCATTGTAGAGATTTAAACAAAATACCTCATACACTATTATTTTGTTCAAAATCctgatttatttatgtttgaTTTTACAGGTATATCACATATTTCCATCAATATATATCACATAAAATCAGTAAGTGACAGATTTGCAGTTACAAGAACAGACAAACTCAGATTATATGACACTAATCAGCTGTGAGTGAGTTCAGAACATGGACAATTGTGACATAGATATacaacatttttaaatcttatttcAAACATTAGAAATAAACTTAAACCTTGCTCGTGTCAAACGATAACATTAGGGTGTGATGACAGTGGAAGATGATGAAATAAAACCAGCAAGTTGAGAGCATTGTTGGGTGAGAAAGACCAAAGAGATGAAGAGCTACAAAACACAGCTGCTGCTACGGGAATATTTCATGTATCAGACACAAACAATGCCAGAGTTGGTACAAATCCCAGAGCAGCTACAACTTCCCTAGCTTAGTCAGTAGCATACAGCAGGAAACCAGTGAAAGTGTTATAGTGGCTGCTGTCGTCGCAGAGGAAACATCCAATGGGCAGGTTGACAGCCACCTGGTCCCCAGCCGTCAGGTGGAGGGCCACAACAACCGTAGCACTGTCCTCTTGATCTTGCATATTTCTTTCTCTGGGTCCTGCCACCACCTGGCCGTTAACCAGCAGACCGGCGCAGGCGGCCAGAGTGTTACCAGGAGAACCAGCGTCACTGTAGACGGTGAGGGCAAGACTGTAGACACCAGAGCGTGGAACAGTGAAGATACCGGTGTCCGGACTGTAGCCATCACCCAGGTTGATGAAAATATGTTTGTAGGTGATGAGCGTGTCGTCGCGGAAGGGGCCAAAGCAGTTCAGTTTGTCTTCATTGGTTAGAGAGACGGAGAAGGCACTGCGGCTGGCTGGAGATGGAGAAGAGGGGAAGAGGGAAACATGTTACACCCACTGATTGTGTTGCATGATAGAGTGTGGAGAGCTGTTCGGGTTTGTGTGTCTCATGCTCTTGTCTCACCTCTGACATTGTTGAggatgctctttgtcttcatcaGCTCCTTCTCCAGCTCAGTGAGGCTCATGTTAAAGAACGTCTTCATCCTATGAACCTGCTGCTGCATCAGACAGCATCCACACGATGCCTGGTCCGTAACACATgctgaacacacagaaacacagtaaGTTGCAGATGAGAACATGCAGAGGCGTAGCACCAAAGCCTGGGCCCCATGCGTTATCAGTTTCAGTGTGTCCCTTGCCCTTcatctcttgatccatgtctctcaaGCACCTTTTGATTTTTACAAAGTCAAAGTTTGCTTCTgtgtcctttccttttttttttaaacacacacacacgtctttaGGCTTTAGCTGAATTTAAAGATGAATCCTAGTGCTTGGCGGACGAAACCACATTGCACCTTCAGGGGCCTCAAAGAGCTTTGCCTATTCTTTTACATAGTCTttcaactgatttattcagccaattttTATTCAGTTACGTCACCAAttactttgaaaacaaaaccaaacatttcACCCCAAGCTTTTCAAAGGCCAATGGGTAATCAGTCCCTCTTTTACCCCCAGTAGGTACTCTGAATATGTTCCATTTCATCATATATTTTCCTAAAAGTCTCTCACCATTGTCCGCGTTTGGATCGACACTTGCACTATCTGTATTTGTACCAGATGTTTTCCAGGAATATTCAGTGGCCTGGACGAAGGCTGCTTCCAACAGGCACAGCAATACAATAGCTGCGGAGAAGAGCAAAAGGTATGTTGCACTAATCCCAAAGAAGAATCACAAAACCTGAGAATGGAAAACTTTATATCATATATCCTTGTTATATCTCGTCTCACCTCGCATGGTGACGCTGGC of Epinephelus lanceolatus isolate andai-2023 chromosome 4, ASM4190304v1, whole genome shotgun sequence contains these proteins:
- the LOC117260175 gene encoding complement C1q-like protein 4 gives rise to the protein MRAIVLLCLLEAAFVQATEYSWKTSGTNTDSASVDPNADNACVTDQASCGCCLMQQQVHRMKTFFNMSLTELEKELMKTKSILNNVRASRSAFSVSLTNEDKLNCFGPFRDDTLITYKHIFINLGDGYSPDTGIFTVPRSGVYSLALTVYSDAGSPGNTLAACAGLLVNGQVVAGPRERNMQDQEDSATVVVALHLTAGDQVAVNLPIGCFLCDDSSHYNTFTGFLLYATD